The Salvia miltiorrhiza cultivar Shanhuang (shh) chromosome 1, IMPLAD_Smil_shh, whole genome shotgun sequence genome has a window encoding:
- the LOC131017230 gene encoding signal peptide peptidase 1 → MKNYDERLANLALAGLTLAPLVVKVDPNLNVILTACLTVYVGCYRSVKPTPPSETMSNEHAMRFPLVGSAMLLSLFLLFKFLSKDLVNAVLTCYFFVLGIGALAATLLPEIKGFMPRPWNDNVITWHFPYFRSLEVEFTKSQLIAAIPGAFFCVWYAKQKHWLANNILGLAFSIQGIEMLSLGSFKTGAILLAGLFVYDIFWVFFTPVMVSVAKSFDAPIKLLFPTSDSAHPFSMLGLGDIVIPGIFVALALRFDVSRGKDRQYFKSAFLGYTAGLVVTIIVMNWFQAAQPALLYIVPGVIGFLAAHCIWNGEVKPLLAFDESKSSESEETGEDEDSNNKVD, encoded by the exons ATGAAGAACTATGATGAGCGTCTTGCTAATTTGGCTCTGGCAG GTTTGACCCTTGCCCCACTTGTTGTGAAGGTAGACCCAAACTTAAATGTCATTTTGACAGCTTGTCTAACTGTCTATGTGGGATGTTATCGCTCTGTTAAGCCTACTCCACCATCA GAAACGATGTCCAACGAACATGCCATGAGGTTTCCATTGGTTGGGAGTGCAATGTTGCTGTCACtgtttttacttttcaaatTCCTATCGAAAGACTTGGTTAATGCTGTTTTGACGTGCTACTTTTTTGTACTTGGGATTGGTGCACTAGC GGCAACACTGCTACCTGAAATTAAAGGATTCATGCCCAGACCGTGGAATGATAATGTTATTACATGGCATTTCCCATATTTCCGGT CTTTGGAGGTAGAATTTACCAAATCACAGTTAATTGCTGCAATTCCTGGAGCCTTCTTTTGCGTGTGGTATGCTAAACAGAAGCATTGGCTAGCTAACAATATCTTGGGGCTCGCCTTCTCCATTCAG GGAATTGAAATGCTTTCACTTGGCTCATTCAAGACTGGTGCCATTCTATTG GCTGGGCTTTTTGTGTATGACATATTTTGGGTCTTTTTCACCCCAGTTATGGTTAGCGTCGCGAAATCTTTTGATGCCCCAATAAAG CTTTTGTTCCCTACATCAGATTCTGCTCACCCATTTTCAATGTTAGGACTTGGTGATATAGTGATTCCTG GGATTTTTGTAGCATTAGCTCTAAGATTCGATGTCTCCAGAGGGAAGGACCGCCAATATTTTAAGAGTGCTTTCCTAGGATATACAGCTGGTCTGGTGGTCACAATCATCGTAATGAACTGGTTTCAAGCTGCACAA CCTGCTCTGTTGTATATTGTGCCTGGTGTCATTGGATTTTTGGCTGCACACTGTATATGGAATGGTGAAGTCAAACCT TTGTTGGCATTTGACGAATCAAAATCAAGTGAGTCTGAAGAGACTGGTGAAGATGAAGACTCCAACAACAAAGTAGACTGA
- the LOC131011420 gene encoding uncharacterized protein LOC131011420, whose translation MSENREWMYRRFLPDGALNPDFQRGLQGFIDYANSRRDLMDGEKIRCPCRKCDNIRFHTKNNVQYHIAKNGFVRDYHIWRFHGEIEMPTTEYHNFEEEEANEDNYQNMGKRKGVEPTECLYDAYEILHKNKDGTYIDERSRRIGEKVQDIVASQSQAVDDDSDPPEIDMNKVYVEAVGGLDKKKRMFGVGGLAASLRSSEQSSGTSQFQGPLVDPQQLMDVEQQLQDALVEIARQKEEMRQKDEQTDARFQAQQRMFEEILARLPPGPTPPTGPSS comes from the exons ATGAGTGAAAATCGTGAGTGGATGTATCGGCGTTTTCTACCTGATGGAGCTTTGAATCCCGATTTTCAAAGAGGTCTTCAAGGTTTCATTGATTACGCTAACAGTAGACGTGATTTAATGGATGGTGAAAAAATTAGGTGTCCGTGTAGGAAATGCGATAATATACGTTTCCATACTAAAAACAATGTTCAGTATCACATTGCAAAGAACGGATTTGTGCGGGATTACCATATTTGGAGGTTTCATGGTGAAATTGAAATGCCCACGACTGAATATcataattttgaagaagaagaggcTAATGAAGATAATTATCAGAATATG GGTAAGAGAAAAGGAGTGGAGCCGACTGAATGTTTGTATGATGCTTATGAGATCCTTCATAAGAACAAGGATGGCACTTATATAGACGAGAGGTCTAGACGGATTGGA GAAAAAGTGCAGGATATAGTTGCTTCTCAGAGTCAGGCTGTGGATGATGATTCTGATCCGCCAGAGATCGATATGAACAAGGTGTACGTGGAGGCTGTTGGTGGACTCGACAAGAAGAAGAGAATGTTTGGAGTTGGTGGACTTGCAGCCAGCTTACGGAGTAGTGAGCAGTCGAGTGGTACATCTCAGTTTCAGGGCCCTCTTGTCGATCCTCAACAACTTATGGACGTGGAGCAGCAATTGCAGGATGCCTTAGTGGAGATAGCACGTCAGAAGGAGGAGATGAGGCAGAAAGATGAGCAGACCGATGCTCGATTTCAGGCTCAGCAGCGTATGTTCGAGGAGATATTGGCTAGGCTTCCACCTGGACCCACTCCACCCACTGGACCATCTTCTTGA
- the LOC131011516 gene encoding DDT domain-containing protein PTM-like, whose product MEYVGRKVKKEFLGRAACFGAVEAYSPATGLFKVVYEGGDSEEMELAEVSSLLLAPPSSLGVKAGEGGSIGQRGAFEGNPEISSGVPRDSGRNSAEFDLNICGEIDLNEDGGDRREGGGLGGLHGLDLNEGVNYILHDEFDCNQEETDPVPTVRMFDLNLELDEEAEEISSTKSVRSFDLNVELKEDQSEGQHSQPAMEIDDKGKAAIDDEDDCTIVAHNPPRVVTALPPPPPPPYYGGGGGGGSGWWNNRTALDMELMRRHILMASFPAQNYAFFSAAGVHRHLLPFPPQPLPPRADLPPSPPPPLPPKADLPPSSTSLDLGGASLLEFLSVYAFLRSFSVLLLISPFEIDEFAASLVSSDSTPLFDTIHLSLLTTLRRHLKSLSDEGSESASLCLRSLNWDFLDLITWPVFLIEYLLFHSPKYLPGVDLSEFEPLQSEYYTMPASAKVKILQHLCDDVVESEAYRAEVSRRGLMAERQSWNSRYFSCKGKKKVVGDVGSSSMAEECMNEFVDDGNGDECYLCKTDGNLICCDGCPAAFHAKCVGVSSSLLPEGQWCCPECVIDADKPYKLTRSIRGVELLGTDPHARHYYTCCHYLLVVDSCDDEYSILLYKGNDIAGVIAELEASSNLYYKIVSAIRKHWNLTRQFACPEQRLRPSETNQDAERKGEGGTEAKDTIMEGCSDDPIERSGQGRDQTSANYDGGASSSSSSRTNYVNWYEFARMASSCSKEMASKGCAEEAGGELSIAKQMRVISNKYAAFCWSNMRNLSLNDARKEKCGWCLTCKVAEYQRDCLFIISDSVRATQDFTTEALGIQPIDNRKNHLVDVICHVMWIEDRLLGLLSGPWSNPRYSQTWRRYAMEAPHIGYVKILLLQVESNLPRVALSGEWTKSVDSSATMGSAYHMVRKCSKLRAPPKCEGKRKCAKQDISQTPKDAQGVSLSWWRGGRFSRHLFNWKALPRSLASKAARQAGRNKIQGISYPDSGDYAKRTKCIAWKAAVHALKTVEQLALQVRQLDANIKWNAIGNINLLPEKEGKKPVKSFKHAVICKKRRHEAKYLIDFGRTKLIPDVVVRHGSLVEDPSSRRKRKRYWVGESHVPLHLLKAYGEKRLARASNNDEAPGLQEETMEPPERKKGFDYLFERAELS is encoded by the exons ATGGAGTACGTCGGAAGGAAGGTGAAGAAGGAGTTCCTCGGCCGCGCCGCCTGCTTTGGCGCGGTGGAGGCCTATTCTCCCGCCACCGGTCTGTTTAAAGTCGTCTACGAAGGTGGCGATTCCGAGGAGATGGAGCTGGCGGAGGTTTCGTCGCTTCTCCTCGCGCCGCCGTCGAGTTTGGGCGTGAAGGCCGGGGAGGGAGGCAGCATTGGCCAAAGAGGCGCGTTTGAAGGAAATCCAGAAATCTCCAGCGGCGTTCCGCGTGATTCCGGCAGGAATTCTGCGGAATTCGATTTGAATATATGTGGAGAGATTGATTTGAACGAAGACGGTGGCGATCGTCGCGAGGGTGGCGGTTTGGGCGGATTGCATGGTCTGGATTTGAATGAAGGAGTGAACTACATTCTTCATGATGAGTTCGATTGCAACCAAGAGGAAACTGATCCGGTGCCAACAGTAAGAATGTTTGATTTGAATTTAGAACTTGACGAAGAGGCTGAGGAAATCAGCAGCACGAAATCAGTGAGATCGTTCGATTTGAATGTCGAACTGAAGGAGGATCAATCCGAGGGGCAGCATAGCCAGCCGGCTATGGAGATCGATGACAAAGGGAAGGCCGCCATTGATGATGAAGACGACTGCACAATTGTAGCTCATAACCCTCCTAGAGTTGTCACGGCTctacctccacctccacctccaccatactacggcggaggcggaggcggaggcagCGGATGGTGGAACAACAGAACAGCCTTAGATATGGAATTGATGAGGAGACACATTCTCATGGCCTCCTTTCCTGCTCAAAACTATGCATTCTTTTCAGCTGCAGGTGTACACCGCCATCTCTTGCCATTTCCACCACAACCTCTTCCGCCAAGGGCGGACCTGCCGCCATCTCCACCACCACCTCTTCCACCAAAGGCAGACCTGCCGCCTTCCTCCACCAGTTTGGATCTCGGCGGAGCTTCTTTGTTGGAATTTCTCTCCGTTTATGCATTTCTGAGATCGTTTAGTGTTTTACTTCTTATAAGCCCCTTTGAAATAGACGAGTTCGCCGCCTCTCTCGTGAGCAGCGACTCCACGCCGTTGTTCGACACGATCCATCTATCGCTCTTGACAACGCTAAGGCGACATCTCAAGTCTCTCTCCGATGAGGGCAGTGAGTCTGCATCTCTTTGTCTAAG GTCTCTCAACTGGGATTTCCTGGACTTGATAACGTGGCCCGTGTTCCTGATCGAGTATCTGTTATTCCATAGCCCAAAATACCTCCCAGGTGTGGATCTGAGTGAGTTTGAGCCGTTACAGAGTGAGTACTACACAATGCCGGCATCAGCAAAAGTGAAGATACTGCAGCATCTGTGTGATGATGTGGTTGAATCAGAGGCGTACAGGGCGGAGGTGAGCAGGAGGGGGTTGATGGCGGAGAGGCAGAGCTGGAACTCGAGATACTTCAGCTGTAAAGGGAAGAAGAAGGTTGTAGGGGATGTTGGTAGTAGTAGTATGGCAGAGGAGTGTATGAACGAATTTGTGGACGATGGCAATGGTGATGAGTGCTATCTGTGTAAGACTGATGGCAACTTGATATGCTGCGATGGCTGCCCTGCAGCCTTCCATGCTAAATGTGTCGGGGTCTCGAGCAGCCTCTTGCCTGAGGGTCAGTGGTGCTGCCCCGAGTGTGTAATTGACGCTGACAAACCTTACAAACTCACCAGGTCTATTCGAGGAGTAGAGCTGCTCGGGACTGATCCTCATGCTCGACACTACTACACCTGCTGTCATTACCTGTTGGT GGTGGACTCGTGTGATGATGAATACTCAATTTTGTTGTACAAGGGAAACGATATAGCAGGCGTTATTGCAGAACTAGAGGCTTCATCCAATCTCTACTACAAAATAGTAAGTGCTATCCGCAAGCACTGGAATTTAACTCGACAGTTTGCTTGTCCTGAGCAAAGGTTGAGACCATCAGAAACTAATCAGGATGCTGAAAGAAAAGGAGAGGGAGGCACGGAGGCGAAGGATACCATAATGGAAGGCTGCTCAGATGATCCAATCGAGAGAAGTGGACAAGGAAGGGATCAAACAAGTGCTAATTATGATGGTGGTGCATCATCATCCTCCAGTTCCAGAACAAATTATGTGAACTGGTACGAATTTGCTCGTATGGCATCATCGTGTTCGAAAGAGATGGCTTCAAAAGGGTGTGCTGAAGAGGCAGGAGGAGAGCTGAGCATTGCAAAGCAGATGAGGGTTATATCAAACAAGTATGCAGCGTTTTGTTGGTCAAACATGCGAAATCTGAGTTTGAACGACGCGAGGAAGGAGAAATGTGGGTGGTGCCTCACCTGCAAAGTTGCTGAATACCAAAGGGACTGTTTATTCATCATCAGTGATAGTGTTCGAGCAACTCAAGATTTCACCACTGAAGCTTTAGGTATTCAGCCAATAGATAATAGGAAGAACCATCTTGTTGATGTCATATGCCATGTTATGTGGATCGAGGATCGCCTGCTCGGCCTCTTATCGGGTCCCTGGTCGAACCCACGTTATTCCCAGACTTGGCGTAGATATGCTATGGAGGCTCCTCATATTGGATACGTCAAGATTTTGCTCCTTCAG GTTGAGTCGAATCTACCTCGAGTGGCACTCTCTGGAGAGTGGACAAAGAGTGTGGATTCAAGTGCGACAATGGGTTCTGCTTACCACATGGTGAGAAAGTGCAGTAAGCTGCGAGCGCCTCCAAAATGTGAAGGCAAACGCAAGTGTGCAAAGCAGGACATCTCTCAGACTCCCAAAGACGCTCAAGGGGTGAGTTTGTCATGGTGGAGGGGCGGAAGGTTCTCACGCCACCTCTTCAACTGGAAGGCCTTGCCTCGCTCTCTCGCTTCCAAAGCTGCTCGACAAG CTGGTCGCAACAAGATTCAAGGTATTTCATACCCTGATAGCGGAGACTACGCCAAGAGGACCAAGTGTATTGCTTGGAAGGCCGCTGTCCACGCCTTGAAAACAGTCGAGCAGCTCGCTCTTCAG GTTAGGCAACTTGATGCAAACATCAAGTGGAACGCCATCGGGAACATAAATCTACTGCCCGAGAAGGAAGGGAAGAAGCCTGTCAAGTCGTTCAAACATGCTGTGATCTGTAAGAAGAGAAGGCACGAGGCCAAATATCTTATAGATTTTGGCAGGACAAAGTTGATCCCTGACGTGGTTGTGCGACATGGATCCCTTGTGGAAGATCCGTCAAGCAGGCGGAAGAGGAAGAGATATTGGGTGGGAGAGTCGCACGTGCCACTGCATCTTCTCAAGGCGTATGGGGAGAAACGCCTTGCTCGTGCTTCCAACAACGATGAGGCGCCAGGGCTTCAAGAGGAAACCATGGAGCCACCTGAAAGGAAGAAGGGGTTTGATTACCTCTTCGAACGAGCTGAGCTGAGCTGA